Proteins from a genomic interval of Ghiorsea bivora:
- a CDS encoding ABC transporter substrate-binding protein — translation MPQQRLATRKCPLIYSLLLMVTFVIFNGCSQQEQTTGNSKETINIGRLICGGHLSLAVVENKYQQDFTDFTLKTVQNHNWDDVVHDMKSGKLAGTFILSPLAMQLIRQGLDAKIVMMADRNGNGFILAKQYKSIEALKGKKAIIAVPHLYSQHHVLLYLSLQQHAVPYTDVTVVPMPPRDMITSLSRGEIDGFVVGEPEGNRSVSLGKGWMAAISPQIWENHMDHVFLASNTFIKEHPQQLQELMNSLKKAGNFIETHPHEAAIMGEGYTGASAQVFEQVLTTPANWIDYSDMIPSDAHIQAMAEEMVAMGLWKDIPNNLNSYTDTSFIQKATALHP, via the coding sequence GTGCCACAACAACGACTAGCAACCCGCAAATGCCCTTTAATATATAGTCTGTTATTGATGGTGACTTTTGTCATATTCAATGGTTGCTCACAACAAGAACAAACAACAGGAAACAGCAAGGAAACCATCAACATTGGGCGTTTGATTTGTGGTGGACATTTATCGCTCGCTGTGGTCGAAAACAAATACCAACAAGACTTTACAGACTTTACTTTAAAAACTGTACAAAATCATAATTGGGATGATGTGGTTCATGATATGAAAAGTGGTAAACTGGCGGGTACATTTATCTTATCACCCCTTGCCATGCAGCTGATTCGCCAAGGTTTGGATGCCAAAATTGTGATGATGGCAGATAGAAATGGCAATGGTTTCATCTTAGCCAAACAATACAAAAGCATTGAAGCACTCAAAGGGAAAAAAGCAATTATAGCCGTACCCCATTTGTATTCGCAGCATCATGTACTGCTATATTTATCGCTCCAACAACACGCTGTTCCATACACTGATGTGACTGTTGTTCCCATGCCCCCACGCGATATGATTACATCTTTATCACGTGGTGAGATTGATGGTTTTGTGGTCGGTGAACCCGAAGGCAATCGCTCTGTTTCTTTGGGTAAAGGTTGGATGGCAGCGATTTCCCCACAAATTTGGGAAAATCACATGGACCATGTGTTTCTAGCAAGCAATACTTTTATCAAAGAGCACCCACAACAACTTCAAGAACTGATGAACAGCTTAAAAAAAGCTGGTAATTTTATTGAAACACATCCCCATGAAGCTGCCATCATGGGCGAAGGTTATACAGGCGCAAGTGCTCAAGTATTTGAACAAGTGCTCACCACACCTGCCAATTGGATTGATTATTCAGACATGATTCCCAGTGATGCACACATACAAGCCATGGCAGAAGAGATGGTAGCGATGGGTTTATGGAAAGATATTCCAAATAACCTTAACTCTTATACCGATACCAGCTTTATTCAAAAAGCAACCGCACTCCACCCATAA
- a CDS encoding DUF3047 domain-containing protein, with product MFKVLFVTLIAFVSPAMVGATNLTLGEFSKGSLSGWEEKEFEGSTQYSFIFDEQIKQQVLKAESHQGASGLFREQRIDLNKTPYLNWSWKTFSHFPNINENEKSGDDFVARIYVVVDGGVFFWKTIALNYVWSSAHQKDENWDNPFTSNAAMYAVESGRSNLGQWQYYKRNIKEDLKNIVGKDTQYIDAIAIMTDTDNAGLKAITYFGDISFTSE from the coding sequence ATGTTTAAAGTTTTATTCGTAACACTAATTGCGTTTGTTTCGCCTGCTATGGTAGGTGCAACAAACCTTACCTTGGGTGAGTTTTCTAAAGGTTCGCTTAGTGGTTGGGAAGAAAAAGAATTTGAAGGCAGCACCCAATACAGCTTTATATTTGATGAGCAAATCAAACAGCAAGTGCTCAAAGCTGAAAGCCATCAAGGTGCATCGGGTTTATTCCGTGAACAACGCATTGATTTAAACAAAACCCCATACCTTAATTGGTCTTGGAAAACATTTTCACACTTTCCAAACATTAATGAAAATGAGAAATCTGGCGATGATTTTGTTGCCCGTATTTATGTGGTTGTGGATGGGGGGGTCTTTTTCTGGAAAACCATAGCGCTTAATTATGTGTGGTCATCTGCCCATCAAAAAGATGAAAATTGGGATAATCCTTTTACATCTAATGCCGCAATGTATGCTGTAGAATCAGGGCGCTCCAACCTTGGTCAATGGCAATATTACAAACGTAATATCAAAGAGGACTTGAAAAATATTGTCGGCAAAGACACCCAATACATTGATGCCATCGCTATTATGACCGACACGGATAATGCGGGTCTAAAAGCCATTACATACTTTGGAGATATTTCTTTTACTTCTGAATAA
- a CDS encoding sigma-54-dependent transcriptional regulator, with amino-acid sequence MKQSAYMLLVDDEEELRATLQETLELANYHVMTASNATRAKDAVDNGKFDVAILDIRLPDGSGLDLLKSFKESDPDMGIILITGYSEVDSAVQAIELGADDFLKKPFEPDELLIRIQELLKKRVLKQENKKLKQEIRSSKSQHGLVGQCDAIQRIRDTALLLGDSDSTVLITGESGTGKEVLANMLHQSGSRADKPFVSINCGAIPEELLESELFGHVKGAFTGAVRARAGRFEVANGGTIFLDEIGDMSPKLQVKLLRVLQERTFEPVGSHQPIHIDVRVVAATHRDLEEEIEQGRFRQDLYYRLNVIPLTLPALREREDDVIILTEKFLENFNKLKNSNITGISDAAKTILLRYNWPGNVRELQNLVERVTTLKRSGKIDIEDLPSRMLDAAERTVQGFSIDVKQHDTIDFKGIVDEFESHLITSALDRFGWNKNQAAKFLSMNRTTLVEKIKKKGLVPSS; translated from the coding sequence ATGAAGCAGTCGGCATATATGTTATTGGTTGATGATGAAGAAGAGCTTCGCGCCACCCTTCAAGAAACCTTAGAACTTGCCAACTACCATGTCATGACCGCCAGCAATGCAACCCGCGCCAAAGATGCTGTGGACAATGGTAAATTTGATGTTGCCATCCTTGATATTCGTTTACCTGACGGCAGTGGTTTAGACTTGCTCAAATCATTCAAAGAAAGCGACCCTGATATGGGTATTATTCTGATTACAGGTTACTCCGAGGTTGATTCAGCTGTGCAAGCCATTGAATTGGGCGCTGATGACTTTCTCAAAAAACCCTTTGAGCCTGATGAACTACTGATTCGTATTCAAGAGTTACTTAAAAAACGTGTTCTTAAGCAAGAAAACAAAAAACTCAAACAAGAAATTCGCTCTAGCAAAAGCCAACATGGGCTGGTTGGACAATGTGATGCTATCCAACGTATCCGAGATACCGCATTATTACTTGGGGATTCTGATAGCACGGTCTTAATCACTGGCGAATCGGGCACGGGCAAAGAAGTGCTTGCCAATATGTTGCACCAATCAGGCAGTCGCGCGGATAAACCCTTTGTATCCATCAACTGTGGTGCTATCCCTGAAGAACTTTTGGAGTCTGAGCTTTTCGGACATGTCAAAGGCGCATTCACAGGTGCAGTGCGTGCTCGCGCAGGACGTTTCGAAGTTGCCAATGGTGGCACCATTTTTCTTGATGAAATTGGTGATATGAGCCCTAAATTACAAGTGAAGTTACTGCGTGTACTCCAAGAGCGCACTTTTGAACCTGTAGGTAGCCACCAACCTATCCATATTGATGTACGTGTTGTTGCAGCCACCCATAGAGACTTAGAAGAAGAAATTGAACAAGGTCGATTCCGTCAAGATTTGTATTACCGTTTGAATGTTATTCCCTTAACATTACCTGCTTTACGTGAGCGTGAAGATGATGTCATTATTTTGACCGAAAAGTTTCTGGAAAACTTTAACAAGCTCAAAAATAGTAATATCACAGGTATTTCAGATGCCGCAAAAACTATTCTTCTTCGCTACAACTGGCCAGGTAATGTCCGTGAATTACAAAACTTAGTTGAACGTGTCACCACCCTAAAACGCAGTGGTAAAATAGATATTGAAGACCTTCCTTCACGCATGCTTGATGCCGCTGAACGTACCGTCCAAGGCTTTAGTATTGATGTAAAACAACATGATACCATTGATTTCAAAGGTATTGTTGATGAGTTTGAAAGCCACCTGATTACCAGTGCTTTAGACCGCTTTGGTTGGAACAAAAACCAAGCTGCAAAATTTTTATCTATGAATCGCACCACTTTGGTGGAAAAAATCAAAAAGAAAGGTCTAGTGCCCTCAAGCTAA
- a CDS encoding tetratricopeptide repeat protein, with product MPNIYRILFSSLCMVVLLHIPTLHAENIKITRAASFLQQGAPNKTISFAQQLLATPQLSESERKQLLELIAQAEVMIASARHYEDVHRAVAAIETLIKEFPEQVDEPTLLTQIIDLYWKQDALEEAQASILDLQSRFPASQQAQDSMLTLGKIYFIHHRLADARRMFLRFALHVKRDSAQGREVQLWTALVDYEEGRYDQALPVFEKIYRLKPELITAHDNIYARYINLLNIQGKKRQALIQTRDFLKTFKTSSHSPSIRLLQADLLLGLPNPPIEDVARVYELLADKEANTVIGRKAFMRKLMIQMRDKHTYYDIKPAIIALKRIANQNQMSIVEDEAFLHEAELWEKVAQHDPKNSPKAAGDAALQQFTRASKSIDQPIAQQAKALGHQSFKRQMNTFIQQQAWLKAITLWQRFPNFRPPAQDSTQLRFAVAHGLRLLMEYEQAEQMLASLQQQAQGSVWGEKVMLERAKLWLDRQDPQGIQKVLQWLDKHEYTLYRPEMLVIVAHMQIQNKDATSASHTLDSVAPEDLTKETRAEYWKVQALTSEKLSRWHVAAHAWRMYAKYQPDDIDQAMLNQANALFKGKDYLRAEQLYQQTPQTLQNPEWQYRYSVCQLKSGKWNQAIERLKTLKANPDAGIYASMASLTLAEREAERLIKENP from the coding sequence ATGCCGAATATTTATCGTATCCTATTCTCATCCTTATGCATGGTGGTATTGCTACATATACCCACTTTGCATGCTGAAAATATTAAAATCACCAGAGCTGCATCCTTTTTACAACAAGGTGCCCCCAATAAAACCATCTCTTTTGCCCAGCAACTTCTCGCCACCCCTCAGCTAAGTGAAAGCGAGCGCAAACAACTCTTAGAACTTATTGCCCAAGCCGAAGTGATGATTGCATCAGCTCGCCACTATGAAGACGTTCATCGTGCTGTAGCTGCTATTGAAACCCTCATCAAAGAGTTTCCTGAGCAGGTAGATGAACCAACCCTACTAACACAAATCATTGATTTATACTGGAAACAAGATGCCCTAGAAGAAGCCCAAGCCAGTATTCTTGACTTACAAAGCAGGTTCCCTGCTTCACAACAAGCCCAAGATAGTATGCTGACCTTAGGTAAGATTTATTTTATTCATCATCGTCTAGCTGATGCTCGTCGAATGTTTTTACGTTTTGCACTTCATGTAAAGCGTGATTCAGCACAAGGTCGTGAAGTTCAGCTGTGGACAGCACTTGTCGACTACGAAGAAGGGCGATATGACCAAGCTTTGCCTGTATTCGAGAAGATTTACCGTTTAAAACCTGAGCTGATTACTGCACACGACAATATTTATGCCCGTTATATCAATTTATTAAACATCCAAGGTAAAAAACGCCAAGCATTGATTCAAACCCGAGATTTTCTCAAAACATTCAAAACCAGTTCACACTCTCCCTCCATCCGCTTATTACAAGCCGACCTATTACTTGGTTTACCCAACCCTCCTATTGAAGATGTGGCTCGGGTTTATGAGTTACTGGCAGATAAAGAAGCCAATACAGTAATAGGTAGAAAAGCTTTTATGCGTAAACTTATGATTCAAATGCGTGACAAACATACCTATTACGACATCAAACCCGCCATTATTGCTTTAAAGCGGATTGCCAACCAAAATCAAATGTCCATTGTTGAAGATGAAGCTTTTTTGCATGAAGCAGAATTATGGGAGAAAGTTGCCCAACACGACCCTAAAAATAGCCCCAAAGCTGCAGGTGATGCTGCTTTGCAACAGTTCACACGTGCATCTAAATCCATTGATCAACCCATTGCACAACAAGCCAAGGCTCTAGGGCATCAAAGCTTTAAGCGGCAAATGAATACGTTTATTCAACAGCAAGCATGGCTAAAAGCCATCACTTTATGGCAACGATTTCCCAACTTTAGACCTCCTGCACAAGATTCCACACAGTTACGTTTTGCTGTTGCCCACGGCTTGCGTTTATTGATGGAATATGAACAAGCTGAACAAATGCTCGCATCACTGCAGCAACAAGCCCAAGGCAGTGTATGGGGTGAAAAAGTGATGTTAGAACGCGCCAAACTTTGGTTGGACCGTCAAGACCCCCAAGGTATTCAAAAAGTGTTGCAATGGTTGGATAAACATGAGTACACATTATACCGACCTGAAATGTTGGTCATCGTTGCCCATATGCAAATTCAAAACAAGGATGCCACTTCTGCATCCCACACCTTAGATAGCGTTGCTCCCGAAGACTTGACAAAAGAAACCCGTGCTGAATATTGGAAGGTTCAAGCTTTAACTTCCGAAAAATTATCGCGTTGGCATGTTGCCGCACACGCATGGCGCATGTATGCCAAATACCAGCCTGATGACATCGACCAAGCCATGCTTAACCAAGCCAATGCCTTGTTTAAAGGCAAAGATTATCTACGCGCAGAACAATTATATCAGCAAACACCCCAAACCTTACAAAATCCTGAATGGCAATACCGTTACAGTGTTTGTCAACTCAAAAGCGGCAAGTGGAATCAGGCCATAGAGCGCCTCAAAACACTCAAAGCCAATCCCGATGCTGGTATTTACGCATCCATGGCATCGCTCACACTTGCTGAGCGCGAAGCCGAACGTTTAATCAAGGAGAACCCATGA
- a CDS encoding sigma-54 interaction domain-containing protein, translating to MNEQHHIAIVGFPMQYISDVQIQLGTLLPDTPVDVLMKFESEMLDQFSLIFLWDDVTILSVVHRIFKQRPQANIVILAEHGHAERAQELMDMGIMDYRTLPCPDEVLEIYVRKSGHQTALHSVAKQQQQGSDIFVTEDIETRRLLDQVALVAPSNASVFVVGESGTGKERMARYIYQCSGRKDNAFVAINCAAIPENMLESELFGYEKGAFTGADKTKPGKFEIAHQGTLLLDEITEMPLHLQAKLLRVLQEGEVDRLGGNKPIKVDVRIIATSNRNLEQTVAEGKFRQDLYFRLNVVTVVLPPLRSRLTDIKPLAEHFLQHFSTMYNKTAPILSPQALQTLMQHGWEGNVRELENCMHRSFLMCTQGEIKPEHLGIGGLSTSASSRNEQKSDVQAGMSIRNMERALIEQTLEHVQGNRTEAAKLLGISIRTLRNKLKEYQGEAAASVAV from the coding sequence ATGAACGAGCAACATCATATCGCCATTGTTGGTTTCCCTATGCAATACATCTCTGATGTACAAATCCAACTGGGCACATTGCTGCCCGATACACCTGTAGATGTACTAATGAAGTTTGAATCTGAAATGCTGGATCAATTCAGTCTTATCTTTCTTTGGGATGATGTGACCATACTTAGTGTAGTACACCGCATCTTTAAGCAACGCCCCCAAGCCAATATTGTCATTCTTGCTGAACATGGGCATGCCGAACGCGCCCAAGAACTGATGGACATGGGTATTATGGACTACCGTACTTTGCCGTGCCCTGATGAAGTCTTAGAAATTTATGTGCGCAAATCAGGGCATCAAACAGCCCTGCATTCGGTTGCCAAACAACAGCAACAGGGTTCAGATATTTTTGTCACTGAAGACATTGAAACCCGCCGTTTACTCGACCAAGTTGCACTGGTTGCCCCTAGCAACGCATCCGTGTTTGTGGTCGGTGAATCGGGCACGGGCAAAGAACGCATGGCACGGTATATTTATCAGTGTTCAGGGCGCAAAGACAATGCTTTTGTTGCCATCAATTGCGCCGCAATCCCTGAAAACATGCTTGAATCTGAATTGTTTGGTTATGAAAAAGGCGCGTTTACAGGAGCGGATAAAACCAAACCAGGCAAGTTTGAAATCGCCCACCAAGGCACACTTTTACTCGATGAAATCACCGAAATGCCCCTGCACTTGCAAGCCAAACTACTGCGTGTATTGCAAGAAGGTGAAGTAGATAGGTTGGGCGGTAATAAACCCATCAAGGTGGACGTACGCATCATTGCCACTAGCAACCGCAACTTAGAGCAAACTGTTGCTGAAGGAAAATTTCGCCAAGATTTATACTTTCGTTTAAATGTGGTGACCGTGGTATTGCCACCACTACGCTCACGTTTAACCGACATCAAACCACTTGCCGAACACTTTTTACAGCATTTTTCTACCATGTATAATAAAACAGCCCCCATACTAAGCCCTCAAGCGCTACAAACACTGATGCAACATGGTTGGGAAGGTAATGTTCGTGAGTTAGAAAACTGTATGCACCGCTCATTTTTGATGTGTACTCAGGGTGAAATCAAACCCGAACACTTGGGTATTGGTGGTTTGAGCACATCGGCTTCATCCAGAAACGAACAAAAAAGCGATGTACAAGCTGGCATGAGTATTCGCAATATGGAGCGCGCATTGATTGAGCAAACATTAGAACATGTACAAGGCAACCGCACCGAAGCTGCCAAACTGCTCGGCATCAGCATTCGAACTTTACGCAACAAACTCAAAGAATACCAAGGCGAAGCTGCGGCTTCTGTCGCTGTCTGA
- a CDS encoding DMT family transporter: MNATVQSQQRNIQIGFLLATGAALGFSIKAIFVKLAYAYHVDAITMLMFRMMFALPFFIVIVWLEERKAKSRIRRKDFINITLLGLVGYYCSSLLDFMGLMYITTGLERLILFLFPTMVVFISAVFLGKRIQKEAYIALALSYMGIIVAMANDVQISGEHVLLGSALVFVATITYSVFLVGSGKIIPKVGARKFTAYAMIVSCIAVIIQFGITHDTASFNQPVEVYAYGFAMAVFSTVLPAFMLAAAMHRIGASKTSIISGLGPVATIVLAAIFLAEPLTLIQVVGAALVMAGVHILGKSKNK; encoded by the coding sequence ATGAACGCTACCGTTCAATCACAACAAAGAAACATACAAATAGGCTTTTTACTTGCTACGGGCGCTGCCCTTGGCTTTTCCATCAAAGCTATTTTTGTCAAACTGGCATACGCATATCATGTCGATGCCATCACCATGCTTATGTTCCGCATGATGTTTGCCCTGCCCTTTTTTATTGTGATTGTTTGGTTGGAAGAGCGTAAAGCCAAAAGCCGTATTCGTCGTAAAGATTTTATAAATATCACCCTATTGGGTTTGGTGGGTTACTATTGCTCCAGCTTATTGGATTTTATGGGCTTAATGTATATCACCACGGGATTAGAGCGCTTAATCTTGTTTCTTTTCCCGACCATGGTGGTGTTTATTTCAGCTGTATTCTTAGGCAAACGCATCCAAAAAGAAGCTTATATTGCTTTGGCTTTAAGCTATATGGGTATCATCGTAGCCATGGCGAATGATGTACAAATATCGGGTGAACATGTGTTGCTTGGTTCAGCATTGGTATTTGTCGCCACCATCACTTATTCAGTATTTTTGGTGGGTAGTGGTAAAATCATTCCAAAGGTTGGTGCGCGAAAGTTTACTGCATATGCCATGATTGTGTCGTGTATTGCTGTGATAATACAATTTGGTATCACCCACGACACAGCGAGCTTCAATCAGCCAGTAGAAGTGTATGCTTATGGATTTGCTATGGCTGTGTTTTCCACCGTGCTTCCTGCATTCATGTTGGCTGCTGCCATGCACAGGATTGGCGCAAGCAAAACATCCATCATTAGCGGCTTAGGCCCTGTAGCGACCATTGTGTTGGCTGCCATATTCTTGGCAGAGCCCTTAACCTTGATACAAGTGGTTGGCGCGGCATTGGTGATGGCTGGTGTGCATATTCTAGGCAAAAGTAAAAATAAGTAA
- a CDS encoding delta-class carbonic anhydrase, with product MKHISTALALSAMLATPAFASDHGSHEGGMHGHKAVANSVIAAQRAALAKNTQGKGFGPQSPRDIDHAAGNNKRIFSTAPAYTHMNLCNIHFHKNAEHKGGEFTIYAGNGNGEGYQSGYRADISHYSHAELKPTKHDICPSSHSHLVPGDTIEVHYVYTTAQVKPGPTLGACLSDAIKNPQLRVETQVYTVVNDKHAANFMDLTKYGKVGAYYQATNIPNNTGTPVAYEGSTTGPGYNEKGSPFQVSWNVRPKVMKVNIESVGEWCKGNDFKEDHAHGVRNLVKNPDLLSEIK from the coding sequence ATGAAACACATTTCAACTGCACTTGCATTAAGTGCAATGCTTGCAACACCAGCTTTCGCAAGCGACCACGGTAGCCATGAAGGAGGCATGCATGGTCATAAAGCAGTAGCTAATAGCGTGATTGCAGCGCAACGTGCAGCACTGGCTAAAAACACCCAAGGTAAAGGTTTTGGTCCCCAGTCACCACGTGATATCGATCATGCAGCGGGTAACAATAAACGTATCTTTAGCACAGCACCTGCCTACACCCACATGAACCTATGCAACATCCATTTCCATAAAAATGCAGAACATAAAGGTGGTGAATTCACAATTTATGCAGGTAACGGCAATGGTGAAGGTTATCAAAGTGGTTACCGCGCAGATATTTCGCACTACAGCCACGCAGAGCTAAAACCAACCAAACATGACATTTGTCCAAGCTCACACAGTCACTTGGTACCTGGTGACACCATTGAAGTTCATTATGTATACACCACTGCACAAGTAAAACCTGGTCCAACTTTGGGCGCTTGCTTGAGCGATGCAATCAAAAACCCCCAGCTTCGTGTTGAGACACAAGTTTACACTGTGGTGAATGATAAACATGCTGCAAATTTCATGGACTTAACCAAATACGGTAAAGTTGGTGCATACTACCAAGCAACCAACATCCCTAACAACACGGGTACGCCTGTAGCTTACGAAGGCTCAACAACTGGCCCTGGTTACAATGAAAAAGGTTCACCTTTTCAAGTATCTTGGAATGTTCGCCCGAAAGTGATGAAAGTAAATATCGAATCTGTTGGTGAATGGTGCAAAGGTAATGACTTTAAAGAAGACCATGCACATGGTGTTCGTAACCTTGTGAAAAACCCTGATTTATTATCTGAAATTAAATAA
- a CDS encoding RNA-binding S4 domain-containing protein, with amino-acid sequence MSVRIDKWLWAARFYKMRSLATDACKGGHIMVNGMRCKPAKLVQLGDEIQIQKEQESFTVIITGLAEKRSSAKIAQGLYAETPESIKYRHDLNEQRKFQTYLAPSPEKRPDKRDRRKIQQFKGR; translated from the coding sequence ATGAGTGTACGTATTGATAAATGGCTGTGGGCAGCTCGCTTTTATAAAATGCGTAGCCTTGCCACCGATGCATGCAAAGGCGGGCATATCATGGTCAATGGTATGCGTTGTAAACCTGCCAAACTGGTTCAGCTTGGTGATGAAATCCAAATTCAAAAAGAACAAGAGTCTTTTACTGTCATCATCACGGGCTTGGCAGAAAAACGCAGCTCAGCCAAAATTGCACAGGGACTCTATGCGGAAACACCAGAAAGCATCAAATACCGACACGATTTAAACGAACAGCGCAAATTTCAAACTTACCTTGCACCCTCCCCAGAAAAAAGACCAGACAAACGCGACAGGCGAAAGATTCAACAGTTCAAAGGGCGCTAA
- a CDS encoding two-component system sensor histidine kinase NtrB produces the protein MKKISLILLLGISISLTAFSAVKQWEEGQRQQQYQHRADAHTAALIAGFQNIAKQLEDMRYLLEYNINNKKDKPTEPRELLDMFTPILSHEPALIDVDWAVFDPNTGQAHIIYSLKHRNNIEKIPVTLSKHPVTAHITQETPDHYVLQLISPISNQLNPINQPELEGKLVAALVTEWDIKTIIEQALKHTPVAAQDIHIISIENNKKTELYVHASRSRTKADKHVHTDIHYTTTFPFANLTLQAEYEAAPKFLKDFPIVLAWQTLLIWLAATFLLAWYIYKKDKHTEHVEKLVEERTKELNKKRKKLHQIIANLQDIYYEIDLKGNIKMISPSIGSLGYTVDEVLNKSMQTFCIDSDELKNLLLALQGSGDGKIHNRHIRVRHHNGSLRWVSMNAQYRYDENRKVVSIEGTLRDFTVSKAQQEKIQQADKLELLGLMAGSIAHNFNNILTSILGHASMARMSSQSNPKLNQHMDAIESSSTKAAEICKQMLAYTGQGNYCLQPLHLSQCLGEVKAMIRASIPENIQLDFSFTDDLAAIRADKSQIQQLAIDLILNAAESYEQKAGTVRTSTGSQVLKAQDLKLCIESEQSSPGSYIYLRIQDTGCGIAKAMQEKIFEPFITTKFMGRGLGLSAVRGIVRSQHGAILLESEEGKGTTITVFFPVDNHQA, from the coding sequence ATGAAGAAAATTAGCTTGATACTGTTGCTTGGCATAAGTATATCATTAACGGCTTTTTCGGCAGTTAAACAGTGGGAAGAAGGACAACGCCAGCAACAATACCAACACCGTGCTGATGCACATACCGCAGCGCTCATCGCTGGGTTTCAAAACATTGCAAAACAACTCGAAGATATGCGTTACCTACTCGAATACAATATCAATAATAAGAAAGATAAACCAACAGAGCCCCGTGAACTTTTGGATATGTTTACCCCTATATTAAGTCATGAACCTGCACTTATAGATGTAGACTGGGCAGTGTTTGACCCCAACACAGGACAAGCGCACATCATTTACAGCCTCAAACATCGAAACAACATTGAAAAAATCCCCGTCACCCTGAGCAAACATCCTGTCACCGCACATATCACGCAAGAAACGCCAGACCACTATGTACTACAACTTATCAGTCCAATCAGTAACCAACTCAATCCCATCAATCAACCAGAGCTTGAAGGCAAACTTGTTGCCGCACTTGTTACCGAATGGGATATCAAAACCATTATCGAACAAGCCTTAAAACATACGCCTGTGGCTGCCCAAGACATCCATATTATTAGCATCGAAAACAATAAAAAAACAGAGCTCTATGTTCATGCATCTCGTAGCCGCACTAAAGCAGATAAACACGTACACACCGATATTCATTACACCACCACCTTCCCTTTTGCTAACTTAACCTTACAAGCAGAATATGAGGCTGCACCCAAGTTTCTTAAAGATTTCCCTATTGTACTTGCTTGGCAAACCCTATTGATTTGGCTTGCTGCCACCTTTTTACTTGCTTGGTATATTTATAAAAAAGATAAACATACCGAACATGTCGAAAAACTCGTCGAAGAGCGTACTAAAGAACTCAATAAAAAACGTAAGAAACTGCATCAAATCATTGCAAACCTACAAGATATTTATTACGAAATAGATCTTAAAGGTAATATAAAGATGATATCCCCCTCCATTGGTTCACTTGGTTACACCGTGGATGAGGTGCTAAATAAAAGTATGCAAACATTCTGTATTGATAGCGACGAACTCAAAAACCTCTTGCTTGCTTTACAAGGCAGCGGCGATGGTAAAATACATAACCGCCATATCCGTGTCAGACACCACAATGGTAGTTTGCGTTGGGTATCGATGAATGCACAATATAGGTATGATGAGAATCGGAAAGTTGTAAGCATCGAAGGAACATTACGAGATTTCACAGTATCTAAGGCACAACAAGAGAAGATTCAACAAGCAGACAAACTTGAGCTTTTAGGGCTGATGGCAGGCAGCATTGCGCATAATTTCAATAATATTCTTACTTCTATTTTAGGTCACGCCTCTATGGCTCGTATGTCTTCTCAAAGCAATCCAAAACTCAACCAACATATGGATGCAATTGAAAGTTCGAGCACCAAAGCTGCTGAAATATGTAAACAAATGCTTGCTTACACAGGGCAAGGAAATTATTGCTTACAACCACTACACTTAAGCCAATGTCTTGGCGAAGTTAAAGCAATGATTCGCGCTTCTATTCCTGAAAACATTCAGCTCGATTTTTCCTTTACTGATGACTTAGCTGCTATCCGTGCCGACAAGTCTCAAATTCAACAACTGGCTATCGACTTAATTCTAAATGCCGCAGAGTCTTATGAACAAAAAGCAGGAACCGTGCGCACCTCAACTGGTAGCCAAGTCTTAAAAGCACAAGACTTGAAGTTATGTATCGAATCAGAACAGTCATCGCCTGGGAGTTATATCTACCTTCGTATTCAAGATACAGGCTGTGGCATAGCAAAAGCCATGCAAGAAAAGATATTTGAGCCTTTTATCACCACTAAATTTATGGGTAGAGGACTAGGACTAAGCGCTGTGCGTGGCATTGTACGCTCCCAGCATGGTGCTATTTTATTAGAGTCTGAAGAGGGTAAAGGCACCACCATCACCGTATTTTTTCCTGTTGACAACCACCAAGCATAA